The genomic stretch GACAATCTtggagggatttgtgtctccttctgGGATCAAATCAAGAACCTTTTCAACACTATGGAGCCTCCTTCTTTCATATATAAACAGAGTTAAgatagtgtgtgtgcatgtgctaaaatggcttgtttgatccttgttattatttatttattgttaatgaATCATAATTGTTTCAGAATTCTTTATTTTGCATAATTAGTGTTCAAGGACATGAGTCTTCTCTTTGATCGGATGGTTGTCAGTGAAGagataacacaaaaacatgaaagtttgtgttaatgtttatttttaataggaCATAAAGCAAAAGTTAGATTGCTTGAACAAAAGTAAACAACAGCATAACTCCAgatttcatgtttgtgtggtGAGATCAGATATGTACACATTATTCCAGTTTGTTTATACACTGTTGACAGGCTCAAACTTTGAgcattatatataattttgtgaGGCTTCATCATGTGTCAGCAGTGCATCCAAGGCTGAAGTCATTTACGATACATCACTGATATCATATAGAAACCATACTGCAAATGTTTTCCTAACATGCTCACTTAAATatctttttctgcttctctAAAATCTCCATCGGAGACATTTTGTCAGCGTTGATGTCTTCGTAAAGCGGCTTTTTCATTTGCCTCCACATGACCAAACATACCCGCGTGGCACACAAGGCACAGGCTGCACCCAGCAGCACAGCTACAGTGGAGAGAGCGTATCAGAGGGAGGCGTTAGCGTGCATCTACACATGAAATCATCACTTATCGTCAGTGCTTGAGTGCAATTGAAACTGGTTGATGGTTTATCCTCACCGATAAAGATGTTGTTGCGAGTAGGAGCTGCGTTGTTGTAGTTTTTGGTCAACACCCCTGTCAGCGCCCAAATCACAGTGGGGTAAATACTGAGAATGAATCTCACATATTTGTCGAGGATGGAGTTTTCCAGGATGAACCTGTGAGTGAGGCcacacattttatttctgttttttttaaaaaacatattaaagtTATCTCTGCTTTTCCCTTGTTTGTCCACTTACCACATGATCAACACAACGGTCAAAACAGAAAGAGCAAGAGTGGCAGCGTCTGTGTGGGACATGCTCGCGTCATAAGTTAGCACTATAGTCAAATTGACCAGGGATGCAATAGTTGTCCATGTTGCATAAATAGCAATACCATTCTGAATCTGCAATGAAGGCAAAGCAAAAGACTCAGCCATGAGACATGTGCAGTATATTGGGGGGGTAAACATGTGTCAAACTAACCAGCAAATGATGGAGCCACAGGTCTGCTTTGTGGTATTTCTTGAGCCAGGCTCCATAGTTATGTAGACCATAGCAGGAGAAGAATATCACAGTGTAGTTAGTCAAAGCGATTAGGATGAGGAAAGCCAGTGCAGCAGGCGTGTACCTTTAGTAGGGatgaaaaactgaattttaccACTCTATAAATAGCCAGTTTGCACACTAGTATCTGACAATCTGATATAACACACCTTCATTTGTTTACTTAATTTGTCCTCACTGCATTCATTTATTCTCActaaaaaatgcctttttttgaGTGCAATATCCCCTCTTTCATTCAAAGAGACTCAGGTTAGTTGGAATAAGGGCTCACAATCTCAGTTTTTGGGGCTGTGCATTGCATTAAATCCAGCCATCATTTATTTGCCCTTTTTCCCAATGCAGTAAAGAAGATCATTAATCAAAAGTATGAAATGAACTGAGACTAACATCAGTTAAAAATCATGTTGCGCATGTGGGGAAAAGTCTCATCTCACTCACTTTCTGTCCCACAGGAGCAACCATCCAATATTGATGCCCAGATTTATGCACAAAGTCACAAAAAACCCATGTGGCAAAATTACAGGGCTGCAGTAGACATAACCATAGGCATTCCTGCAAAAAAAGAGAGGTCAATTTACACTTCAGTGAGGGCGATGTATGAGACTTTTACAGTGCATGCTTCTGCAGCcagtcttcttttattttaagaaaaagaagaaaaaaacttacTTCCTAAAGATGCCTGCGAAGACAAACAGCAACCCGACACCCATAAAGACGTAAATGATGGACCACACGCTAAAGGTCCATCCTGAAGGCGTGATCTGGGTCACAAACTCATCTGAAATATTCTTGGTGTTCAACAAAAATGGGTCTGTGGggtacaaattaaaaaaaaatagagagtaTGACAGAGTGTTCAAAGGTTACAGCATATTTCTAACAGTCTTATCATATTCCCAAAGAATGTATATGAACAGTATTAAAAGCCACACTTACGTTTTCCCAGCGCTGCCAGAGCAGAGAACACCATAGTGATGATGTAGAAACTCACTGCCAGCACTATGGCAATGGCAAGAGTGATGTTgtgttttgccattttcattAAGTCAGCTTCTATAAAACAgaagtattataaatgaaaacaagTTATGATGTTAGAAacagaagggttttttttttttaccagaatTGGAAATGCCATATTAATAATTTGGCATCAGTACCAAATGGCACCAATAGGAAGAAGCCATGGCATACCGTTTAATGTCTTTTCTTGACTGAAAGCAGTGAAAGACTGCTGTTGGGGCTGGGCCTTTTTACTTTATATATATCAAAAACAAAGCTGGTTTTGTAACAGTGGAGCTTTTATGACCCATCAGCACGTGCACACGTTTGATTTCCTCCATGTGTCCTTTGTTTTCAGTTGATGAACTGAAtattagaggggaaaaaaaaaaaacgctttcACCAAAGCTGACTCAGCTTTATAACTGTTCCATAACTTTAAAACACATATAAGAGCTGGACTTTGCCCAAGCAGTCATGTTTGGTAACAAGTTTTTATCACAGTCTCGTAACAGCAGCAGGTGAGCCGAGAGTTTGCTCTGTTATGAACAGCCAAGGGATTATATCAGCTTTGAGCAACTTAACCTTCACGGTTATGAAATGTTGGGCAACTGCCAGCTGGAGAAAATATTCCCTGATCCTATAACTTCTACAGGTAAATGAGAAGAGACAGTTACATGGTTGTTAATGAGTGACAGGCCAAACAAATCAGCTAGGATTATATACACCTAAAGTGCACATGAAACCAGGGGGTCATGGATGTATGATCAGACAATGGGCACCTGGACATAAATGACAGGCCCCACACCCTACATCAGAACAAGCTTTTACTGCAAACAGATGGAAACAACTTGAGCGACTTGTGACCTAGTCTTCTTTTAGAGCAATAACATCTAAAACATacattttgctgtttattttactgCCTTTTATCtattacacatttatacacataaGTTTATGGTTAGTGAGATTCTCATTtccacatttgcattttttatcTGTAAGCAATGCTTttatatgtacggtatgtgaTTTTACATGTCTAACTCAAGATATGGACCAATGTTGAgactacacataacagacaacttagcaaagaaacgTTTAAACTATGTctgtctttaggcactttgtgaCTAGCAACCTCATCACGGTcacagtggaagggtggctgtcaagaagccactCTCAAGGATGAAaagaggtatgccaaattacacaataaCTGGACTCAAAGTCAGTGGTAACAGGTCTTATGTAGTGATCAATCCAATCTgtcatcagtatgtatggaggaagtcaggagagTGGTCAGTGTTGCCTTATTGCTGCTCATTGTTGCACATTGTCCTTCTGTTTCATGAACTCTCTCATTTCTGGCATCAAAGATTTCATTTTATTGACAAAACCTTTGttcattttgcagtttttttgttttgtttttttcatttttataaacCAAGGCCTTTTCAGTAAGCTTTTGTTCCCCTCTTTTCCCAGCCTCCACTTCGGAGCATGAAGCAGCACCATTTGTTTGACtcatttttccttatttctttcagttttcagaAAAGAATTAGATATAAATCATCCACTGTGCTTAATAATTAAGATAATTCATAACAACAAAGCAGCATAGTCATTTTCAATTGAACTCCATCCAAGCATCGAATCTTTAATTCACAAACTGCAGATATCAGACCAGAGCACGGAGCCACCGCTTACCCAGCCGACTTTCATTCATAAAAACTTCCCTCACTGACAGTTTC from Archocentrus centrarchus isolate MPI-CPG fArcCen1 chromosome 20, fArcCen1, whole genome shotgun sequence encodes the following:
- the LOC115799978 gene encoding uncharacterized protein LOC115799978; this encodes MKQEDATSPAISRRTEADLMKMAKHNITLAIAIVLAVSFYIITMVFSALAALGKHPFLLNTKNISDEFVTQITPSGWTFSVWSIIYVFMGVGLLFVFAGIFRKNAYGYVYCSPVILPHGFFVTLCINLGINIGWLLLWDRKYTPAALAFLILIALTNYTVIFFSCYGLHNYGAWLKKYHKADLWLHHLLIQNGIAIYATWTTIASLVNLTIVLTYDASMSHTDAATLALSVLTVVLIMWFILENSILDKYVRFILSIYPTVIWALTGVLTKNYNNAAPTRNNIFIAVLLGAACALCATRVCLVMWRQMKKPLYEDINADKMSPMEILEKQKKIFK